From a region of the Polyangium spumosum genome:
- a CDS encoding calcium-binding EGF-like domain-containing protein → MKRSGSFWPLVGVSLLVTFQAGCGDDSPPNPPPTADAGTDAGPECPPSQQPDGLGGCVDDPTACTPTTCGGHGTCDDTSGAPVCTCDPGYAGEHCEPCSPGTHEENGSCVPDATCMPTTCGGHGTCIDTGGGNLSCTCDPGWAPPNCGTCDDTMGYHPDGTGGCTQDPCLPNPCTDPNKTTCSAPNGTPECGCDAGYHAEGDTCVVDQVCVADSCGGHGACSDAGGIVVCTCDPGHTGATCAECDAGAGYHPDGAGGCTQDPCLPNPCAEPNETICTPNGSLAVCSCDPGYHADGQGGCTDDPCKPNPCIAMNQACKNEGGVAECYTPVCDDGNPCTDDTVVNGACTFTTLPNGAACSTTLCSTGQTCQAGACTGGAAVTCDDGNPCTVDSCNALAGCANTVDDTIVPDDGVFCTTDVCQNGAPKHTTTNALCDDDLYCTGAESCAPSNPSADGNGCIHTNVPAPPPAPGPCASYGACDEATQSFPLVPKPAGSACNDGIACTQGDTCDAAGLCKGTPSANCGGSLDCSTTTPMPDGIDVPMGTVSGAITLAGQALPASSYYAGATFYLKARDTGALHSVAYFNYSGSGYQLNGPTWTASFLPGVYDLWYRKNYDSQYNTVTSTSVGDPNPNGMRILQTNLLLGAGASTLNIDVPMATVSGAITLGGQPLPASSYYAGASLYLKAKDTGALHTVASFNYSGSGYQLNGPTWTASLLPGDYELWYRKNYDSQYNTVTATSSGDPNPNGMRRLSSAVTITPGANTLNVDIPLATVSGTITLGGQPLPASSYYAGAVLVLKAKDTGALHTVASFNYSGSGYQLNGPTWTASLLPGDYELWYRKNYDSQYNTVTATSSGDPNPNGMRRLSANVTITPGANTLNVDIPVATVSGTITLGGQPLPASSYYAGAALVLKAKDTGAIHTVASFNYSGRGYQLNGPTWTASLLPGDYELWYRKNYDSQYNTVNATSVGDPNPNGMRRLSSTVTITPGANTLNVDVPLATISGTITLDGQPLPASSYYAGAAFVLKAKDTGALHTVASFNYSGSGYQLNGPTWTASLLPGDYELWYRKNYDSQYNTVNATSVGDPNPNGMRILDLDVTITPGSNTLDIDVPMTSLSAPITLAGGPIPPTSYYAGATFILRAVDTGALHSVAYFNYSGSGYQLNGPTWTASLLPGVYDLLYRKNWDSQYDTVNATSVGDPNPNGMRRLAACLAVP, encoded by the coding sequence ATGAAACGCTCGGGATCCTTCTGGCCCCTCGTCGGGGTCTCTCTCCTCGTCACGTTCCAGGCCGGCTGCGGCGACGACAGCCCTCCGAACCCGCCGCCCACCGCGGACGCCGGGACCGACGCGGGCCCCGAATGCCCGCCCTCGCAGCAGCCGGACGGGCTCGGCGGTTGCGTCGACGATCCGACCGCCTGCACGCCCACCACCTGCGGCGGACATGGGACGTGCGACGATACGAGCGGCGCCCCGGTCTGCACCTGCGACCCCGGATACGCCGGTGAACATTGCGAGCCCTGCAGCCCCGGCACCCACGAGGAGAACGGGTCCTGCGTGCCCGACGCGACGTGTATGCCCACGACCTGCGGCGGACACGGCACGTGTATCGACACGGGCGGCGGCAACCTGAGCTGCACGTGTGATCCAGGCTGGGCTCCGCCGAACTGCGGGACGTGTGACGATACGATGGGGTATCACCCCGATGGCACGGGCGGCTGCACGCAGGATCCCTGCCTGCCGAACCCCTGCACCGACCCGAACAAGACCACCTGCAGCGCGCCGAATGGAACGCCCGAGTGCGGCTGCGACGCCGGGTATCACGCGGAGGGAGACACCTGCGTCGTCGATCAGGTCTGCGTGGCCGATAGCTGCGGCGGGCACGGCGCCTGCTCGGACGCCGGCGGCATCGTCGTCTGCACCTGCGATCCGGGCCATACCGGCGCCACCTGCGCGGAGTGCGACGCGGGCGCGGGATATCACCCCGACGGCGCGGGCGGCTGCACGCAGGATCCCTGCTTGCCGAACCCGTGCGCCGAGCCCAACGAGACCATCTGCACGCCGAACGGCTCGCTCGCGGTCTGCAGCTGCGATCCCGGTTATCACGCCGACGGCCAGGGCGGCTGCACCGACGACCCCTGCAAGCCGAACCCCTGCATCGCCATGAACCAGGCGTGCAAGAACGAAGGCGGCGTGGCCGAATGTTACACGCCCGTCTGCGACGACGGAAACCCCTGCACGGACGATACGGTCGTCAATGGCGCGTGCACCTTCACGACGCTGCCGAACGGCGCGGCCTGCTCCACGACGCTTTGCTCGACCGGACAAACCTGCCAGGCAGGCGCCTGCACGGGCGGCGCGGCCGTGACGTGTGACGACGGAAACCCCTGCACCGTGGACAGTTGCAACGCGCTCGCGGGCTGCGCGAACACCGTCGACGACACCATCGTCCCGGATGACGGCGTCTTCTGCACCACCGACGTCTGCCAGAACGGCGCGCCCAAACACACCACGACGAACGCGCTCTGCGACGACGACCTCTATTGCACGGGCGCCGAGAGCTGCGCGCCCTCGAACCCGAGCGCCGACGGCAACGGCTGCATCCACACGAACGTGCCTGCGCCGCCGCCCGCGCCCGGCCCCTGCGCCTCGTATGGCGCCTGCGACGAGGCCACGCAGAGCTTCCCGCTGGTCCCGAAGCCCGCGGGCAGCGCTTGCAACGACGGCATCGCCTGCACGCAGGGCGACACCTGCGACGCCGCCGGCCTCTGCAAGGGAACACCAAGCGCGAATTGCGGCGGCTCCCTCGATTGCTCGACGACCACGCCGATGCCCGATGGCATCGACGTCCCGATGGGCACCGTCTCCGGCGCCATCACGCTCGCGGGACAAGCGCTGCCCGCGAGCAGCTACTACGCCGGCGCCACGTTTTACCTGAAGGCCCGGGACACGGGCGCCCTCCACTCCGTGGCGTATTTCAACTACAGCGGCAGCGGCTACCAGCTCAATGGCCCCACCTGGACCGCGAGCTTCCTGCCCGGCGTCTACGACCTCTGGTACCGGAAAAACTACGACAGCCAGTACAACACCGTCACCTCCACCAGCGTCGGCGATCCCAACCCGAACGGCATGCGGATCCTCCAGACGAACCTCCTCCTCGGCGCGGGCGCGAGCACGCTGAACATCGACGTCCCGATGGCCACGGTCTCCGGCGCGATCACGCTCGGGGGACAACCCTTGCCCGCGAGCAGCTATTATGCCGGCGCCTCGCTTTACCTCAAGGCCAAGGACACCGGCGCGCTCCACACCGTCGCCTCCTTCAACTACAGCGGCAGCGGCTACCAGCTCAATGGCCCCACCTGGACCGCGAGCCTCCTGCCCGGCGATTACGAGCTCTGGTACCGGAAAAACTACGACAGCCAGTACAACACCGTCACCGCCACCAGCAGCGGCGATCCCAACCCGAACGGCATGCGCCGCCTGAGCTCGGCCGTCACGATCACGCCCGGCGCGAACACGTTGAACGTCGACATCCCCTTGGCCACGGTCTCCGGCACGATCACGCTCGGGGGACAACCCTTGCCCGCGAGCAGTTATTATGCCGGCGCAGTGCTCGTCCTCAAAGCGAAGGACACCGGCGCCCTCCACACCGTCGCCTCCTTCAACTACAGCGGCAGCGGCTACCAGCTCAATGGCCCCACCTGGACCGCGAGCCTCCTGCCCGGCGATTACGAGCTCTGGTACCGCAAGAACTACGACAGCCAGTACAACACCGTCACCGCCACCAGCAGCGGCGATCCCAACCCGAACGGCATGCGCCGCCTGAGCGCGAACGTCACCATCACGCCCGGCGCGAACACGCTGAACGTCGACATCCCGGTGGCCACGGTCTCCGGTACGATCACCCTCGGGGGGCAGCCGCTGCCCGCGAGCAGTTATTACGCCGGCGCCGCGCTCGTCCTCAAGGCAAAAGACACCGGCGCCATCCATACCGTCGCCTCCTTCAATTACAGCGGCCGCGGCTACCAGCTCAATGGCCCCACCTGGACCGCGAGCCTCCTGCCCGGCGATTACGAGCTCTGGTACCGCAAGAACTACGACAGCCAGTACAACACCGTCAACGCCACCAGCGTCGGCGATCCCAACCCGAACGGCATGCGCCGCCTGAGCTCGACCGTCACGATCACGCCCGGCGCGAACACGCTGAACGTCGACGTCCCCTTGGCCACGATCTCCGGCACGATCACGCTCGACGGACAGCCGCTGCCCGCGAGCAGCTATTATGCCGGCGCCGCGTTCGTCCTCAAGGCGAAGGACACCGGCGCCCTCCACACCGTCGCCTCCTTCAACTACAGCGGCAGCGGCTACCAGCTCAATGGCCCCACCTGGACCGCGAGCCTCCTGCCCGGCGATTACGAGCTCTGGTACCGCAAGAACTACGACAGCCAGTACAACACCGTCAACGCCACCAGCGTCGGCGATCCCAACCCGAACGGCATGCGGATCCTCGATCTCGACGTCACGATCACGCCCGGCAGCAACACGCTCGACATCGACGTGCCCATGACGAGCCTCTCGGCCCCGATCACGCTCGCAGGCGGACCGATCCCGCCGACGAGTTATTACGCCGGCGCCACGTTCATCCTGCGCGCGGTCGATACGGGCGCCCTGCATTCCGTGGCCTACTTCAACTACAGCGGCAGCGGCTACCAGCTCAATGGCCCCACCTGGACCGCGAGCCTCCTTCCCGGCGTCTACGATCTCCTTTACCGAAAGAACTGGGACAGCCAGTACGACACGGTCAACGCCACCAGCGTCGGTGATCCCAACCCGAACGGCATGCGCAGGCTCGCGGCCTGTCTCGCCGTGCCTTGA
- a CDS encoding acyltransferase family protein → MSAPAQALGVPAPAKPSGLRAFFALDLLDNRYPALHGLRVLAIVSVVQYHVTWIFWGEQGIPLDRFFVDRSLSIFFGMDLFFLLSGFLIGSILLRSLQKSGTQDLRRFYLRRVLRTFPSYYVVLTILALALPLTATQRAHLPYEYAYLTNFVSLHRPDIIMFWGWSLSLEEQFYLTVPLLFFVLHRLRDERARFGLLAALFFVALVVRLVIFYRYRPWNDFILYGALYFRTYTRFDTLVAGILLAFLHQRHGEAVGRFLSRPFHRALLALPALTCLWLLLNPAMFGEEHVQLVHVFCWGTVTSLMYLCALPLLLHGDGWIHRGLSAPFFRRAATLGYGVYLVHIPIIDHVIVPAAKVLHERRVPHLLLWPAALVATMLLSFLIGYVMHVLIEKPALRLRERFAG, encoded by the coding sequence ATGTCCGCGCCCGCCCAAGCCCTCGGCGTGCCCGCGCCCGCGAAACCGTCCGGGCTCCGCGCCTTCTTCGCCCTCGATCTCCTCGACAACCGCTACCCGGCGCTCCACGGCCTGCGCGTCCTCGCGATCGTCAGCGTCGTGCAGTACCACGTCACCTGGATCTTCTGGGGTGAACAAGGCATCCCGCTCGATCGCTTCTTCGTCGATCGATCCCTCTCGATCTTCTTCGGGATGGATCTCTTCTTCCTGCTGAGCGGCTTCCTCATCGGCTCCATCCTGCTCCGCTCCTTGCAGAAGAGCGGCACCCAGGATCTGCGCCGCTTCTACCTGCGCCGCGTCCTGCGCACGTTCCCCTCGTACTACGTGGTGCTCACGATCCTCGCGCTCGCGCTCCCGCTCACGGCGACGCAACGCGCGCATCTGCCCTACGAATACGCCTACCTCACGAACTTCGTCTCGCTGCACCGGCCCGACATCATCATGTTCTGGGGCTGGTCGCTCTCGCTCGAGGAGCAGTTCTACCTCACGGTCCCGCTGCTCTTCTTCGTGCTCCACCGCCTCCGCGACGAGCGCGCGCGCTTCGGCCTGCTCGCCGCGTTGTTCTTCGTGGCGCTCGTGGTGCGCCTCGTCATCTTCTACCGCTACCGGCCGTGGAACGATTTCATCCTCTACGGCGCGCTCTACTTCCGCACGTACACGCGCTTCGACACGCTCGTCGCGGGCATCCTCCTCGCCTTCTTGCATCAGCGCCACGGCGAGGCCGTCGGCCGCTTCTTGTCGCGGCCTTTCCATCGCGCGCTGCTCGCGCTCCCGGCGCTCACGTGCCTCTGGTTGCTCCTGAACCCCGCGATGTTCGGCGAGGAGCACGTCCAGCTCGTGCACGTCTTCTGCTGGGGCACCGTGACGAGCCTCATGTACCTCTGCGCGCTGCCGCTCCTGCTCCACGGCGACGGATGGATCCACCGCGGCCTCTCGGCGCCCTTCTTCCGTCGCGCCGCGACGCTCGGTTACGGCGTCTACCTCGTGCACATCCCGATCATCGACCACGTCATCGTGCCCGCCGCGAAGGTCCTGCACGAGCGGCGCGTCCCGCACCTGCTCCTCTGGCCCGCGGCCCTCGTGGCCACGATGTTGCTCTCGTTTTTGATCGGCTACGTGATGCACGTGCTCATCGAGAAGCCTGCGCTCCGGCTCCGTGAGCGCTTCGCCGGCTAA